One part of the Mariniflexile litorale genome encodes these proteins:
- a CDS encoding succinate dehydrogenase cytochrome b subunit, with the protein MSGFFKSSIGRKVAMALSAFFLMFFLLQHFAINLLSVFSGDLFNEVSHFMGTNWLIQFVMQPILIFGVVFHFVMGFVLEIRNKNARNISYVKNNGSANSTWMSRNMIWSGAAILAFIILHFIDFWFPEINTKFIQGDWSGIHEGVDGYRYFHELQEKFVSPIRVGAYILAFVFLALHLLHGFTSAFQSMGASTIRKKRLQTIGKIYSIVLPLGFIFIALYHHLNH; encoded by the coding sequence ATGAGCGGATTTTTTAAATCTTCAATCGGAAGAAAAGTAGCCATGGCGCTTTCAGCTTTTTTCCTCATGTTTTTCTTGCTTCAACATTTTGCAATTAATCTTTTATCTGTTTTTAGTGGAGATCTTTTCAACGAGGTATCACACTTTATGGGAACTAATTGGCTAATTCAATTTGTTATGCAACCCATATTAATTTTTGGAGTGGTTTTTCACTTTGTAATGGGTTTTGTTCTAGAAATAAGGAACAAAAATGCTAGAAATATCTCTTATGTCAAGAATAATGGTTCTGCAAATTCTACTTGGATGAGTAGAAACATGATTTGGAGTGGTGCTGCTATTCTAGCATTTATCATTTTACATTTTATTGATTTTTGGTTTCCAGAAATTAACACGAAATTCATTCAAGGCGATTGGTCTGGAATCCATGAAGGTGTTGACGGCTACAGATATTTCCATGAACTACAGGAAAAGTTTGTTAGTCCAATTAGAGTTGGAGCTTATATATTAGCATTTGTGTTTTTAGCATTGCATTTATTACATGGTTTTACTTCTGCATTTCAGTCTATGGGAGCTTCAACAATCCGTAAAAAGCGCTTGCAAACCATTGGAAAAATATATTCGATAGTTCTTCCGTTAGGATTTATTTTCATAGCACTTTATCATCATCTTAACCATTAA
- a CDS encoding T9SS type A sorting domain-containing protein, whose translation MKKIVLCKVFILLMYLVSLNNLHAQTLLREVSLKKQIENSSLVVEGKVVSKKSFWDANNQHIYTANTIEVYKVFKGEPVAVIEVITPGGTVGLSAEMVSPSLKLNNDEVGVFTLYNNNIAMKSYEKTSLKQFQAYGSSQGFYKYNLYDNLAVNTFNKKNGIASNFYDEIMGYTKFTYIEMSNFDTQSIYLKSTQGKELLAPGSITFTPTTITAGTKSVLTINGTGFGATKGKVSFRNADDGGATFIDAFNTQILEWGNTQIKVEVPSKAGTGAIVVTDASSASKQSSNSLTILFSEINVVQDEGNVAYRAQHVNDNNAGGYTWQMFTDFNNNANAKAAFLRAFNSWRCTTGINWVIGASTTNDVADLDGINVVRFDNGAELGPTELGRCTTYFNGCGTGTNLNWYVSELDIVFDDTTDWNFGPAGTPAVIGKYDFESNALHELGHGHALGHVISDNDIMNYALQTAIDRRVLNANNIAAANAIQSRSISSIVCLRPLLTNHSCSLGVEEEALNNSITIYPNPTNGQFFIKNNLSVNLDKILIHDVSGRLISELDTSNGTQTITINLSGVSKGLYFMRILSGTTEITKKILVE comes from the coding sequence ATGAAAAAGATTGTATTATGTAAAGTATTTATCTTATTAATGTATTTAGTCAGTTTAAATAATTTACATGCACAAACCCTGCTTAGAGAGGTTTCATTAAAGAAACAGATTGAAAATTCAAGTTTGGTCGTAGAAGGAAAGGTTGTTTCTAAAAAATCTTTTTGGGATGCTAATAATCAGCATATTTACACAGCTAATACCATTGAAGTTTATAAAGTATTTAAAGGAGAACCAGTGGCAGTTATAGAAGTTATTACTCCTGGTGGTACGGTAGGTTTGTCTGCTGAAATGGTAAGTCCAAGTTTGAAACTGAATAACGATGAAGTGGGTGTATTTACATTGTATAATAACAATATAGCAATGAAATCTTATGAAAAAACCTCTTTGAAACAATTTCAAGCTTATGGGTCTTCTCAAGGGTTTTACAAGTATAACTTATATGATAATCTAGCGGTTAATACGTTTAATAAAAAGAACGGAATAGCTTCAAATTTCTATGATGAAATAATGGGTTATACAAAATTTACATATATTGAAATGTCTAATTTTGATACACAATCAATTTATTTAAAATCTACTCAAGGTAAGGAATTGCTTGCTCCTGGTTCTATAACTTTTACGCCAACTACAATTACTGCTGGTACAAAAAGCGTGCTAACTATTAATGGTACTGGTTTTGGAGCAACAAAAGGAAAAGTATCTTTTCGGAATGCGGATGATGGAGGAGCTACTTTTATAGACGCATTCAATACCCAAATATTAGAATGGGGAAATACTCAAATTAAAGTTGAAGTTCCATCTAAAGCAGGAACGGGAGCTATTGTTGTAACTGATGCAAGTTCTGCAAGTAAACAATCTAGCAATAGCTTAACTATTTTATTTTCAGAAATAAATGTAGTACAAGATGAAGGCAATGTTGCATATCGAGCGCAACATGTAAATGATAATAATGCTGGAGGTTATACATGGCAAATGTTTACAGATTTTAATAATAATGCCAATGCTAAAGCTGCTTTTCTTAGAGCTTTTAATTCATGGCGATGCACAACAGGCATAAATTGGGTAATAGGTGCATCAACGACTAACGATGTTGCAGATCTAGATGGCATTAATGTTGTTAGATTTGATAATGGTGCAGAATTGGGGCCTACAGAATTGGGAAGATGTACCACTTATTTTAACGGTTGCGGTACGGGAACAAATTTGAATTGGTATGTTTCTGAACTAGATATTGTTTTTGATGATACAACTGATTGGAACTTTGGACCAGCAGGAACTCCAGCTGTAATAGGAAAATATGATTTTGAAAGTAATGCGCTACATGAGTTGGGGCATGGACATGCACTAGGGCATGTTATTAGTGATAATGATATTATGAATTATGCACTTCAAACAGCAATTGATCGGAGAGTATTAAATGCAAATAACATTGCAGCAGCCAATGCTATTCAATCTAGAAGTATAAGTTCTATAGTGTGTTTAAGACCTTTATTAACTAATCATTCTTGTTCATTAGGTGTTGAGGAAGAAGCATTAAATAATTCAATTACAATATACCCTAATCCTACAAATGGTCAGTTTTTTATTAAGAATAATTTGTCTGTTAATTTAGATAAAATATTGATTCACGACGTAAGCGGTAGGCTTATTTCAGAATTAGATACTTCCAATGGAACTCAAACAATAACTATTAATTTATCGGGTGTTTCAAAAGGTTTGTACTTTATGAGAATACTTTCAGGTACAACAGAAATAACTAAAAAGATACTTGTAGAATAA
- a CDS encoding aminopeptidase P family protein, with the protein MKYLPIKSTLFINNRKNFIAKMIPSSLAIFNSNDIYPISADSTLPFQQHRDIFYLSGVDQEESILVLFPDCPKEKHREILFLKETNAHIAVWEGEKLTKEKAFETSGIKTVYWLQDMEKIMFELMTQCDTVYINTNEHYRANVETETREDRYTKWLKEKYPAHRVAKSAPILQRLRSIKSSIEIDLIQQACNITEKGFRRVLNFVKPDVWEYEIEAELMHEFLRNRSKGFAYTPIIASGNNANVLHYIENNQQCKAGDLILFDTAAEYANYASDLSRTIPVSGKYSARQKAVYNAVFRVKNEATKLLTPGTIWADYHIEVGKIMTSELLGLGLLDKADVQNENPDWPAYKKYFMHGTSHHMGLDTHDYGILTEPMQANMVFTVEPGIYIPDEGFGIRLEDDVVIQKSGEPFNLMQNIPIEAEEIEDLMNS; encoded by the coding sequence ATGAAATACTTACCAATAAAATCTACGCTTTTCATTAACAATAGAAAAAATTTTATTGCTAAAATGATACCTAGTAGTTTAGCTATTTTTAACTCTAACGACATTTATCCAATAAGTGCAGATAGCACTTTACCATTTCAACAACATCGTGACATTTTTTATCTAAGTGGTGTGGATCAAGAAGAAAGCATTTTGGTATTGTTCCCAGATTGCCCAAAAGAAAAACATCGCGAAATTTTGTTTTTAAAAGAAACCAATGCACATATTGCTGTTTGGGAAGGCGAGAAACTCACCAAAGAAAAAGCGTTTGAAACGAGCGGCATTAAAACAGTATATTGGCTTCAAGATATGGAAAAAATCATGTTTGAGTTAATGACACAATGCGACACTGTATATATAAACACCAACGAACATTATAGAGCTAATGTTGAAACCGAAACTCGCGAAGACCGTTACACTAAATGGTTAAAAGAAAAATATCCAGCACATCGTGTAGCCAAAAGCGCCCCTATTTTACAACGTCTTCGCTCTATTAAAAGCTCCATTGAAATTGACTTGATTCAACAAGCCTGTAATATTACCGAAAAAGGATTCCGTAGAGTTTTAAACTTTGTAAAACCAGACGTTTGGGAATATGAAATTGAAGCCGAATTAATGCACGAGTTTTTGCGTAACCGTTCTAAAGGTTTTGCATACACACCTATTATCGCTTCGGGAAACAACGCAAACGTATTACATTACATTGAAAACAACCAACAATGTAAAGCAGGTGATTTAATTTTATTTGACACCGCTGCTGAATATGCCAATTATGCGAGTGATTTAAGCAGAACCATTCCAGTTTCCGGAAAGTATTCTGCGAGACAAAAAGCAGTTTACAATGCTGTTTTTAGGGTGAAAAATGAAGCTACTAAACTATTAACACCTGGAACCATTTGGGCAGATTACCACATTGAAGTGGGAAAAATAATGACTTCAGAATTGTTAGGTTTAGGCTTGCTAGATAAAGCCGATGTACAAAATGAAAACCCCGATTGGCCTGCATATAAAAAATACTTTATGCACGGAACCAGTCACCATATGGGATTAGACACGCACGATTATGGTATTTTAACCGAGCCGATGCAAGCTAATATGGTATTTACTGTTGAACCTGGTATTTATATTCCTGATGAAGGTTTTGGGATTAGACTTGAAGATGATGTGGTTATTCAAAAATCTGGAGAACCTTTCAATTTAATGCAAAACATTCCTATTGAAGCGGAAGAAATTGAAGATTTAATGAATTCATAA
- a CDS encoding aspartate kinase gives MKVLKFGGTSVGSIENICNVKSIINDGEKKVVVLSAMSGTTNQLVAISKHISDNEANEAIDKINKLHDTYSSVIDNLLSNTSLNKEVKVYVSDIFNLLVAFTAKPFSIELENQIVAQGELLSTYMVNAYLNQEGVSSTLLPALDFMRIDSAKDPDLNYIKKHFVTAYNKAQDSQIYITQGFICLDDKGAISNLQRGGSDYTATIIGAAIGAEEVQIWTDIDGMHNNDPRYVENTRPISNLSFEEAAELAYFGAKILHPQTVTPVRSLNIPVRLKNTMNPGAFGTLINDDHSETGVKAMAAKDGITAIKIKSGRMLQAHGFLRNVFEIFEIFETSIDMITTSEVAVSLTIDDDKNLDKILAELEKFATIEVDKGQSIICLVGHSVVNHQETYKLFQILQDVKIRMISYGGSNNNISLLVDTKNKINTLQKLNDYLFELVTL, from the coding sequence ATGAAAGTATTAAAATTCGGTGGCACTTCGGTAGGATCGATTGAAAATATCTGTAACGTTAAAAGCATTATTAACGACGGCGAAAAAAAGGTGGTTGTATTATCGGCTATGTCAGGCACAACCAATCAGTTAGTTGCTATATCAAAGCATATTTCAGATAATGAAGCGAATGAAGCTATAGATAAAATAAATAAACTTCATGATACCTATTCCAGTGTCATAGACAATTTGCTTTCAAATACTTCTTTAAATAAAGAGGTTAAAGTTTACGTGTCTGATATTTTTAATTTATTAGTTGCGTTTACTGCAAAACCTTTTTCTATTGAATTAGAAAATCAAATTGTAGCACAAGGAGAATTGCTTTCTACCTATATGGTGAATGCTTATTTAAATCAAGAAGGTGTAAGTTCAACATTATTACCAGCTTTAGATTTTATGCGTATTGATAGCGCTAAAGATCCTGATTTAAACTATATAAAAAAACATTTTGTAACGGCTTATAATAAGGCTCAAGATTCTCAAATTTACATTACCCAAGGGTTTATTTGTTTAGATGATAAAGGAGCTATTTCTAATTTGCAACGAGGAGGAAGCGATTATACTGCAACTATTATTGGGGCTGCAATTGGAGCGGAAGAGGTTCAAATTTGGACTGATATTGATGGGATGCATAACAACGATCCTAGATATGTTGAAAATACAAGACCCATTTCGAACTTGTCATTTGAAGAAGCGGCAGAATTAGCTTATTTCGGAGCGAAAATATTACACCCACAAACAGTAACGCCTGTAAGGTCGCTTAATATTCCTGTACGATTAAAAAACACGATGAATCCAGGTGCTTTTGGTACCTTAATAAACGACGATCATTCTGAAACTGGTGTGAAAGCCATGGCCGCGAAAGATGGTATTACTGCTATAAAGATAAAATCTGGTAGAATGCTACAAGCACACGGGTTTTTAAGAAATGTATTTGAAATATTTGAAATATTTGAAACATCAATAGACATGATTACAACATCGGAAGTTGCGGTCTCTTTAACTATTGATGATGATAAAAACTTAGATAAAATTTTAGCTGAATTAGAAAAATTTGCAACCATTGAAGTTGATAAAGGGCAAAGTATTATTTGTTTGGTTGGCCATTCGGTTGTAAATCATCAAGAAACATATAAATTATTTCAAATATTGCAAGATGTAAAAATTAGAATGATCTCTTATGGTGGAAGCAATAACAACATCTCTCTGTTGGTTGATACCAAAAATAAAATTAATACGCTGCAAAAACTAAACGATTATTTATTTGAATTAGTCACTCTGTAA
- a CDS encoding alpha/beta hydrolase: MIFVYKGINIFYTDEGQGNPVVLLHGFLENATMWNPFIPELSKNNRVICIDLLGHGKTECLGYIHTMELMAKAVEAVLNHLKIKYSTFIGHSMGGYVALAFAEKNPDALKGLCLMNSTALPDTEEKKQNRDRAIVAVKQNYKTFIRIAVNNLFRPKNRIAFADKIKEVVNEALKTPLQGIIAALEGMKIRKNRVHILQLSNFKKMIIISKKDPVLDYNILFNQAMNNNVNVVEFPDGHMSHIENESIFLTQIVYFIENL; this comes from the coding sequence ATGATATTCGTATACAAAGGCATTAACATTTTTTATACTGATGAAGGCCAAGGAAATCCTGTGGTTTTACTTCACGGATTTTTAGAAAACGCAACTATGTGGAATCCATTCATTCCAGAACTAAGCAAAAACAATCGCGTTATTTGTATTGATTTATTGGGTCATGGTAAAACAGAATGCCTAGGTTATATACACACCATGGAACTTATGGCAAAAGCCGTTGAAGCAGTACTAAATCATTTAAAAATAAAATATTCTACTTTTATAGGACACTCTATGGGAGGCTATGTGGCACTCGCATTTGCAGAAAAAAATCCAGATGCCTTGAAAGGGTTGTGCTTAATGAATTCTACTGCATTACCCGATACTGAAGAAAAAAAACAAAACAGAGACCGTGCTATTGTGGCTGTAAAACAGAATTATAAAACTTTTATTAGAATTGCTGTTAACAATTTATTCCGACCAAAAAACAGAATCGCATTTGCTGATAAAATAAAAGAGGTTGTTAATGAAGCTTTAAAAACACCTCTTCAAGGTATCATTGCAGCTTTAGAAGGTATGAAAATTAGAAAAAATCGAGTACACATCCTTCAATTATCTAATTTTAAAAAAATGATTATTATTAGTAAAAAAGATCCTGTATTAGATTACAACATACTCTTCAATCAAGCCATGAATAATAATGTGAATGTAGTAGAATTTCCAGACGGACACATGAGTCATATCGAAAATGAAAGTATTTTCTTGACACAAATAGTGTATTTCATCGAAAATTTATAG
- the thiL gene encoding thiamine-phosphate kinase → MIEDKNQQRTPLSDLGEFGLIDHLTKNFKINHRSTIKGIGDDAAVLNFENKKIVVTTDLLVEGVHFDLSYMPLKHLGYKAVVVNLSDVYAMNAKATQITVSIAVSNRFPLEALEDIYAGIETAAKTYDIDVIGGDTTSSTTGLLISVTAIGEVENPVYRNGAQPKDLLVVTGDLGGAFMGLQVLEREKEVYKVNPNSQPDLEPYTYIIERQLKPEARKDIIKLLKDLDVKPTAMIDISDGLSSEIIHLCKQSNLGCDLYEEKIPLDPQVISTCEEFNIDSTTVALNGGEDYELLFTISQVDFPKIQANPHFSVIGFMKEANEGIHLVTRADAKIPIKAQGWKNFND, encoded by the coding sequence ATGATAGAAGATAAAAATCAACAGCGTACCCCATTAAGTGATTTAGGAGAATTTGGTCTGATAGACCACCTTACTAAAAACTTTAAAATAAATCACAGGTCTACCATTAAAGGAATAGGTGATGATGCCGCTGTTTTGAATTTTGAAAACAAGAAAATTGTTGTTACTACCGATTTATTAGTTGAAGGAGTGCATTTTGATTTGAGCTATATGCCATTAAAACATTTGGGATATAAAGCTGTTGTTGTAAACCTGTCCGATGTGTATGCCATGAATGCGAAAGCCACACAAATTACGGTATCAATTGCGGTTTCTAATAGGTTTCCTTTGGAAGCCCTTGAAGATATTTATGCAGGTATAGAAACTGCTGCTAAAACATATGATATAGATGTTATTGGTGGAGATACAACGTCATCTACTACTGGGCTTTTAATTTCTGTTACCGCTATTGGAGAAGTAGAGAATCCAGTCTATAGAAATGGAGCTCAACCAAAAGATCTACTAGTTGTTACTGGCGATTTAGGGGGCGCTTTTATGGGCTTGCAAGTACTAGAGCGCGAAAAAGAAGTATATAAAGTCAACCCAAATAGTCAACCCGATCTTGAGCCTTACACCTATATTATAGAGCGCCAGCTTAAACCAGAAGCGCGAAAAGATATTATTAAGCTGCTGAAAGATTTAGATGTAAAACCCACAGCTATGATTGATATTAGCGATGGTTTATCTTCTGAAATCATTCATTTATGCAAACAAAGTAATTTGGGGTGTGATTTGTACGAAGAAAAAATTCCATTAGACCCGCAAGTTATTTCAACATGTGAAGAATTCAACATAGATAGTACAACCGTTGCTTTAAATGGTGGTGAAGATTATGAACTTTTATTCACCATATCTCAAGTCGATTTCCCTAAAATACAAGCAAACCCTCATTTTAGTGTTATTGGTTTTATGAAGGAAGCAAATGAAGGTATACACTTAGTTACCAGAGCCGATGCTAAAATACCTATAAAGGCGCAAGGATGGAAAAATTTTAATGACTAA
- a CDS encoding iron-sulfur cluster assembly accessory protein yields the protein MIKVSETAKKKVIELMTEEGFNPTSDYVRVGVKSGGCSGLSYDLKFDKENQEDDKVFVDNDVKIIVDKKSFLYLIGTTLEYSGGLNGTGFVFNNPNANRTCGCGESFSL from the coding sequence ATGATAAAAGTTTCTGAAACAGCTAAGAAAAAAGTTATCGAACTTATGACAGAAGAGGGCTTTAACCCTACTTCCGATTATGTACGCGTAGGTGTTAAAAGTGGCGGTTGTTCTGGGCTATCTTACGATTTAAAGTTCGATAAAGAAAATCAAGAAGATGATAAAGTATTTGTAGATAATGATGTGAAAATTATTGTAGACAAAAAAAGCTTTTTATACTTGATAGGAACAACTTTAGAATATTCTGGAGGATTAAACGGAACTGGATTTGTGTTTAATAACCCCAATGCAAACCGCACTTGTGGTTGCGGCGAATCATTTTCGCTTTAA
- the sufB gene encoding Fe-S cluster assembly protein SufB, with translation MSNKYTEDDLREELKTKEYEYGFYTDIASDTFPIGLNEDIVRAISLRKEEPEWMTEWRLEAFRAWEKMVEPEWANVHYAKPDFQAISYYSAPNSKPKYDSLDEVDPELLATFAKLGISIDEQKKLSNVAMDVVVDSVSVATTFKKTLGEKGIIFCSISEALREHPDLVKKYIGTVVPQKDNFYAALNSAVFSDGSFCYIPKGVRCPMELSTYFRINQAGTGQFERTLVIADAGSYVSYLEGCTAPSRDENQLHAAVVELIALDDAEIKYSTVQNWYPGNAEGKGGVFNFVTKRGLCEKNAKISWTQVETGSAVTWKYPSCVLKGDNSVGEFYSIAVTNNYQQADTGTKMVHLGKNTKSTIISKGISAGKSQNSYRGLVKISPNADNARNFSQCDSLLMGNECGAHTFPYIEVKNKSAKIEHEATTSKIGEDQIFYCNQRGIDTEKAIALIVNGFSKEVLNKLPMEFAVEAQKLLEISLEGSVG, from the coding sequence ATGAGTAATAAATATACAGAGGACGATTTAAGAGAAGAGCTTAAAACCAAAGAATATGAATACGGATTTTATACTGATATAGCTTCCGACACATTTCCTATTGGTTTAAATGAAGATATTGTTCGTGCAATCTCTCTTAGAAAAGAAGAACCAGAATGGATGACCGAATGGCGCTTAGAAGCCTTTCGTGCTTGGGAGAAAATGGTTGAACCAGAATGGGCAAATGTGCATTATGCAAAACCAGATTTCCAAGCTATTTCATACTATTCTGCACCTAACAGCAAGCCTAAATACGATAGTTTAGACGAAGTAGACCCTGAGTTATTAGCAACATTTGCTAAACTTGGAATTTCGATAGATGAACAAAAAAAACTATCTAATGTAGCCATGGATGTGGTGGTAGATTCGGTTTCGGTAGCGACTACATTCAAGAAAACCTTGGGTGAAAAAGGCATTATATTTTGTTCTATTTCAGAAGCGTTAAGAGAACATCCAGACTTAGTAAAAAAATATATTGGTACGGTAGTCCCTCAAAAAGACAACTTTTATGCTGCTTTAAACTCAGCTGTTTTTAGCGATGGGAGTTTCTGTTACATTCCAAAAGGCGTTCGTTGCCCAATGGAACTTTCAACTTATTTCAGAATCAATCAAGCAGGAACGGGTCAATTTGAAAGAACATTGGTGATTGCAGATGCAGGTAGTTATGTTTCTTATTTAGAAGGTTGTACCGCACCAAGTCGTGATGAAAATCAATTACACGCAGCTGTTGTAGAACTTATTGCTTTGGATGATGCTGAAATAAAATATTCAACCGTACAAAACTGGTATCCAGGAAATGCTGAGGGTAAAGGTGGTGTTTTCAACTTTGTAACTAAACGTGGTTTATGCGAAAAGAACGCTAAAATATCCTGGACTCAGGTAGAAACTGGAAGTGCAGTTACTTGGAAATACCCATCATGTGTATTGAAAGGTGATAATTCGGTTGGTGAATTTTATTCAATCGCCGTAACTAATAATTACCAACAAGCCGATACAGGTACGAAAATGGTTCATTTGGGAAAAAACACCAAGTCGACTATTATTTCTAAAGGTATTTCAGCAGGAAAATCACAAAACAGTTACCGAGGACTGGTTAAAATTAGTCCGAATGCAGACAACGCACGTAACTTTTCGCAATGTGATAGTTTACTTATGGGCAACGAATGTGGTGCACATACCTTTCCTTACATTGAAGTGAAAAATAAATCGGCAAAAATAGAGCACGAAGCAACTACTAGTAAAATTGGTGAAGATCAAATTTTCTATTGCAACCAACGTGGTATAGACACCGAAAAAGCGATCGCATTAATAGTAAACGGATTTAGTAAAGAAGTATTAAATAAACTTCCTATGGAGTTTGCTGTAGAAGCTCAAAAACTATTAGAAATTAGTTTAGAAGGCTCGGTAGGATAA
- the sufC gene encoding Fe-S cluster assembly ATPase SufC yields MLKIENLHASVEDKAILRGINLEVKAGEVHAIMGPNGSGKSTLASVIAGKEEYEVTEGSIFLNDEDIDELAAEERAHKGIFLSFQYPIEIPGVSVTNFMKTAINANRKAKGLDDMPAKDMLKLIREKSELLEIDRKFLSRSLNEGFSGGEKKRNEIFQMAMLEPKLAILDETDSGLDIDALRIVANGVNKLKSKDNAVIVITHYQRLLDYIVPDFVHVLYNGRIVKSGGKELAHELEEKGYDWIKEEVNA; encoded by the coding sequence ATGTTAAAAATTGAAAATTTACACGCAAGTGTTGAAGATAAAGCCATTTTAAGAGGCATAAATTTAGAAGTAAAAGCGGGAGAAGTTCATGCAATCATGGGGCCCAACGGTTCTGGAAAAAGCACATTAGCCTCTGTAATTGCAGGGAAAGAAGAGTACGAAGTAACCGAAGGAAGTATCTTTCTTAATGATGAAGATATCGACGAATTAGCTGCTGAAGAGCGTGCACATAAAGGTATCTTTTTATCTTTTCAATACCCAATTGAAATCCCAGGCGTATCGGTTACTAATTTCATGAAAACAGCTATAAATGCAAATCGTAAAGCTAAAGGCTTAGACGATATGCCTGCAAAAGATATGTTGAAATTAATACGAGAAAAATCGGAGCTATTAGAAATTGATAGAAAATTTTTATCACGTTCTTTAAACGAAGGCTTTTCGGGAGGTGAAAAAAAACGTAACGAGATTTTCCAAATGGCGATGCTAGAACCTAAATTGGCTATTCTTGATGAAACCGATTCTGGTTTAGATATCGATGCCCTTCGTATAGTTGCCAATGGTGTTAACAAACTTAAAAGTAAAGACAACGCGGTTATTGTGATTACGCATTACCAACGTTTGTTAGATTACATTGTTCCAGATTTTGTACATGTACTTTATAACGGCCGTATTGTAAAATCGGGCGGCAAAGAATTAGCGCACGAACTTGAAGAAAAAGGATACGACTGGATTAAAGAAGAAGTGAACGCGTAA
- the sufD gene encoding Fe-S cluster assembly protein SufD → MDLKEKLISSFLAFEERVDVDAYVHDVRNEAIKIFEEKGFPTKKEEAWKYTSLNSVLKEDYSVFPKKENAIEYNDVKKYFIHDIDTFNVVFIDGKYSSHLSQTTHDGLDVCLMSSALTKPKYRLIIENYFNKAATKDSLPSLNTAFSCEGAYIHIPKNKMVQKPIQIIYFSTGNESATMLQPRNLIVADENSHVQIIERHQSLTNNPVLTNSVTEIFANKRSIVDYYKIQNDNQNATLIDNTFIKQKQESIASVHTFAFGGKLVRNNLNFYQMGEHIESILKGVTIIGDKQHVDHNTLVHHIEPNCESHQDYKGIFGENSTGVFNGKIIVEKLAQKTNAFQANNNILISDKATINTKPQLEIFADDVKCSHGCTIGQLDESAMFYMRSRGIPEKEAKALLMYAFSNNVLSSVKIPEIKQRITKIIANKLGVKIGFDL, encoded by the coding sequence ATGGATTTAAAAGAAAAATTAATATCATCCTTTTTAGCATTCGAAGAACGTGTAGATGTAGATGCATACGTACACGACGTTAGAAATGAAGCTATCAAAATATTTGAAGAAAAAGGCTTTCCTACCAAAAAGGAAGAAGCTTGGAAATACACCTCTTTAAACAGTGTTTTAAAGGAAGATTATAGCGTATTCCCAAAAAAGGAAAATGCTATAGAATATAACGATGTAAAAAAATATTTCATTCACGATATAGACACCTTTAATGTGGTATTTATAGATGGGAAATATTCATCGCATTTATCGCAAACCACACACGACGGTTTAGATGTTTGTTTAATGTCTTCGGCATTAACAAAACCTAAATACCGTTTAATCATTGAAAACTATTTTAACAAAGCAGCTACAAAAGATAGTTTACCATCGTTAAATACAGCATTTTCATGTGAGGGGGCCTACATTCACATTCCAAAGAATAAAATGGTTCAGAAGCCTATTCAAATCATTTATTTTTCAACAGGAAATGAATCGGCCACCATGTTACAACCACGAAATTTAATTGTAGCGGATGAGAATTCACATGTACAAATTATAGAACGTCATCAAAGCCTAACCAATAATCCTGTTTTAACCAACAGTGTGACCGAAATTTTCGCAAACAAACGCTCTATTGTCGATTACTATAAAATTCAAAACGACAACCAAAACGCGACGCTAATAGACAATACGTTTATAAAACAAAAGCAAGAAAGTATCGCATCCGTGCATACATTTGCTTTTGGCGGTAAATTAGTTCGTAATAATTTGAATTTCTATCAAATGGGCGAACACATTGAATCTATTTTAAAAGGTGTTACCATTATTGGCGATAAACAACATGTAGATCACAATACGCTCGTACACCATATAGAACCTAACTGTGAAAGTCATCAAGATTATAAAGGAATTTTTGGCGAGAACTCTACAGGTGTTTTTAACGGTAAAATTATTGTTGAAAAATTAGCTCAAAAAACCAATGCTTTTCAAGCCAATAATAACATTTTAATAAGTGATAAGGCAACCATAAACACCAAACCGCAATTAGAAATTTTTGCTGATGATGTAAAATGTTCTCACGGCTGTACCATTGGGCAATTAGACGAAAGTGCCATGTTTTACATGCGTTCTCGTGGTATCCCCGAAAAAGAAGCCAAAGCACTTTTAATGTATGCCTTTAGTAATAACGTATTAAGTTCGGTTAAAATTCCAGAAATTAAACAGCGTATTACTAAGATTATTGCTAATAAATTAGGTGTTAAAATTGGGTTTGATTTATAG